A region from the Halomonas piscis genome encodes:
- the pyrB gene encoding aspartate carbamoyltransferase, which produces MNPHLLSIDSLDRGRVDHLLHVAGRMEPIASRRQVTRILEGAVLGNLFFEASTRTRVSFNAAFCRLGGSVCDTTGFTFSSMAKGESLYDTSRVMSGYCDAIVMRHPEQGSVAEFANATNVPVVNGGDGAGEHPSQALLDLYTIDKEFTRRGKTLPGAHILLTGDLLHGRTVHSLIKLLSLYPPMRITLVAPPGLAMPPALVELVASRGHHVEQRDSLASDFGDLDVVYTTRIQKERFTSELSETFNGVSADFLVNKGFMDRRCTADTIVMHPLPRDSRPDANDLDVDLNGDPRLAIFRQTDNGIPMRMAIFATLLQVEDLVEKDMRPVRWFVPERLGTRDD; this is translated from the coding sequence ATGAACCCGCACCTGCTTTCCATTGACTCGCTGGACCGGGGCCGCGTCGACCACCTGCTGCACGTGGCCGGCCGCATGGAGCCCATTGCCAGCCGCCGCCAGGTCACCCGGATACTGGAAGGGGCGGTACTTGGCAACCTGTTTTTCGAGGCCAGCACCCGCACCCGCGTCAGCTTCAACGCCGCCTTCTGCCGCCTGGGCGGCAGCGTCTGCGACACCACCGGCTTTACCTTCTCCTCCATGGCCAAGGGCGAGTCGCTTTACGACACCAGCCGGGTCATGAGCGGCTACTGCGATGCCATCGTCATGCGCCACCCCGAGCAGGGCTCGGTGGCCGAGTTTGCCAACGCCACCAACGTGCCCGTGGTCAACGGCGGCGACGGGGCGGGCGAGCACCCCAGCCAGGCGCTTCTGGACCTTTATACCATTGACAAGGAGTTTACCCGGCGAGGAAAAACGCTGCCCGGCGCGCATATTCTGCTCACCGGGGACCTCCTCCACGGCCGCACGGTGCATTCGCTGATCAAGCTGTTGTCGCTGTATCCGCCGATGCGCATCACCCTGGTTGCCCCGCCCGGGCTTGCCATGCCCCCGGCGCTGGTGGAGCTGGTGGCCTCTCGCGGGCATCACGTGGAGCAGCGCGACAGCCTGGCCAGCGACTTTGGCGACCTGGACGTGGTGTATACCACGCGCATCCAAAAGGAGCGCTTTACCAGCGAGCTGAGCGAAACCTTCAACGGCGTATCTGCCGACTTTTTGGTCAACAAGGGCTTCATGGATCGGCGCTGCACCGCGGACACCATCGTGATGCATCCGCTGCCCCGGGACAGCCGCCCCGACGCCAACGATCTGGACGTGGATCTGAACGGCGACCCCAGGCTGGCGATCTTCCGCCAGACCGACAACGGCATCCCCATGCGCATGGCGATTTTTGCCACGCTGCTGCAGGTGGAAGACCTGGTGGAAAAGGACATGCGCCCGGTGCGCTGGTTTGTGCCCGAGCGGCTGGGTACCCGGGACGACTGA
- the ruvX gene encoding Holliday junction resolvase RuvX: MAAEGRRLVLAFDFGARRIGVAVGHEMLQSARELEPLAARDGIPDWHQVSRLLDEWQPDLLVVGLPLHMDGSESEMSVRARKFGNRLHGRYGKPCRMVDERGSTREAKRIARDAGHKGDYRHDSVDGIAAVLILEGWFAHREGLPGGRDSG; the protein is encoded by the coding sequence ATGGCCGCTGAAGGCCGGCGGCTGGTGCTGGCGTTTGATTTTGGCGCCCGGCGGATCGGCGTGGCGGTCGGCCATGAGATGCTGCAAAGCGCACGCGAACTGGAGCCGCTTGCCGCCCGGGACGGCATTCCCGACTGGCATCAGGTATCCCGGCTGCTCGATGAGTGGCAGCCCGACCTGCTGGTGGTGGGCCTGCCGCTGCACATGGACGGCAGCGAATCCGAGATGAGCGTGCGGGCGCGCAAGTTCGGCAATCGCCTTCACGGGCGCTACGGCAAGCCGTGCCGGATGGTGGACGAGCGCGGCTCCACCCGGGAGGCCAAGCGGATTGCCCGGGACGCCGGTCACAAGGGCGACTATCGTCACGACAGCGTCGACGGCATTGCCGCCGTGCTGATTCTGGAAGGCTGGTTTGCCCACCGGGAAGGTCTGCCCGGCGGGCGCGATTCCGGCTGA
- a CDS encoding YqgE/AlgH family protein codes for MQSLKNHFLLAMPHMDESHFAGSLVYLCDHDDNGSMGVIANRPLDITLDALFEQLELGGGQSLHRSAPVYYGGPMHKDRGFILHHGKSDDWDSSVQVTDELALTTSMDMLQALANNEGPERFIVCLGCSGWDVGQLEDEIKDNAWLIVEGEPSVLFETPPAERLGAAAGILGVDLNLMTPDAGHA; via the coding sequence ATGCAAAGCCTGAAGAATCATTTCCTGTTGGCCATGCCGCATATGGACGAGTCCCACTTCGCCGGCAGTCTGGTATATCTCTGCGACCACGACGACAACGGCAGCATGGGAGTCATCGCCAACCGGCCGCTGGACATTACCCTCGACGCGCTTTTCGAGCAGCTGGAGCTGGGCGGCGGTCAGAGCCTGCACCGCAGCGCGCCGGTATACTACGGCGGCCCCATGCACAAGGATCGCGGCTTCATCCTGCACCACGGCAAAAGCGACGACTGGGACTCGAGCGTTCAGGTAACCGACGAGCTGGCGCTGACGACTTCCATGGACATGCTGCAGGCGCTGGCCAACAACGAAGGCCCCGAGCGCTTCATCGTCTGCCTGGGCTGTTCCGGCTGGGACGTGGGCCAGCTGGAAGACGAGATCAAGGACAACGCCTGGCTGATCGTCGAAGGGGAGCCCAGCGTACTGTTTGAAACGCCGCCGGCCGAACGCCTGGGGGCCGCCGCCGGCATCCTCGGCGTTGATCTTAACCTCATGACCCCCGATGCCGGGCACGCCTGA
- the gshB gene encoding glutathione synthase, with product MSQSNLHLGVVMDPIIDVAYKKDTTMAILWAAQDRGYQLHYMEQEDLFLNAGQAYARMRPLTVYRDPDHWFDLGEADSRPLAELDVIFMRKDPPVDADFTHAVHLLGFAEREGVVVVNPTQAVLTCNEKLFAQQFPQCCAPTLVSARDNVLRAFHAEHGDVIFKPLDGMGGSGIFHIAPDGRNLGSVIEQLTLDGTRQVMAQRYLPAIRDGDTRILLVDGEPVPYGLARLPLAGETRGNLAAGGRGESRELTDRDRWLVEQVKPTIKKLGLLFVGLDVIGDYITEINVTSPTCVREIDDQRGTRIADQLLDAVARRLDALR from the coding sequence ATGAGCCAGTCAAACCTGCATCTGGGTGTGGTGATGGATCCCATCATCGACGTTGCCTACAAGAAAGATACCACCATGGCCATTCTGTGGGCCGCTCAGGACCGTGGTTATCAGCTTCACTACATGGAGCAGGAAGACCTGTTTCTCAACGCCGGGCAGGCCTATGCGCGGATGCGTCCGCTGACGGTGTATCGCGACCCCGACCACTGGTTTGACCTGGGCGAAGCCGACTCCCGGCCGCTGGCCGAGCTCGACGTCATTTTCATGCGCAAGGATCCGCCGGTCGACGCCGATTTCACCCACGCGGTACATCTGCTGGGCTTTGCCGAGCGCGAGGGCGTGGTGGTGGTCAATCCCACCCAGGCGGTTTTGACCTGCAACGAGAAGTTGTTTGCCCAGCAGTTTCCCCAGTGCTGCGCGCCGACGCTGGTTTCCGCCCGGGACAACGTCCTGCGGGCCTTCCACGCCGAGCACGGAGACGTCATCTTCAAGCCGCTCGACGGCATGGGCGGCAGCGGGATTTTTCATATCGCCCCGGACGGCCGTAACCTGGGCTCGGTGATCGAGCAGCTGACCCTGGACGGCACGCGCCAGGTCATGGCCCAGCGCTACCTGCCCGCGATCAGGGACGGCGACACGCGCATTCTGCTGGTCGACGGCGAGCCGGTGCCCTATGGCCTGGCGCGCCTGCCCCTGGCAGGGGAAACCCGGGGCAACCTGGCCGCCGGCGGGCGCGGTGAAAGCCGTGAGCTGACCGACCGCGACCGCTGGCTGGTCGAACAAGTCAAACCCACGATTAAAAAGCTGGGGCTGCTGTTTGTCGGCCTCGACGTCATCGGCGACTACATCACCGAAATCAACGTCACCAGCCCCACCTGCGTGCGCGAAATCGACGATCAGCGCGGCACCCGCATCGCCGACCAGCTGCTGGACGCAGTCGCCAGGCGTCTGGACGCGCTGCGCTGA
- a CDS encoding CvfB family protein: MTNETPGPSCRAGDTAARIGEVAYLPVTAVTQVGAFLRWGQPKDVLLPFSEQLFRPDPGKRVLVMLYEDDQGRPVASMRLEHFLSDDAWALQSGEAVTLVVAERTDLGMKVVVNHRYWGLIYADDISQPLRRGQTLPGFVKQRRDDGRVDISLLPPGSARLDVVGDRVLKALRESGGYLPLGDKSAAADIKARLGVSKSAYKQAIGRLYKRQLITLEPHAVRLVPGALD, from the coding sequence ATGACCAACGAGACTCCTGGCCCCTCTTGTCGCGCCGGGGATACCGCCGCCCGCATTGGCGAGGTGGCCTATCTGCCGGTAACGGCGGTCACTCAGGTGGGTGCGTTTTTGCGCTGGGGGCAGCCCAAGGACGTGCTGCTGCCGTTTAGCGAGCAGCTGTTCCGCCCTGATCCGGGCAAGCGCGTGCTGGTCATGCTGTATGAGGATGACCAGGGGCGGCCGGTGGCGTCCATGCGCCTCGAGCACTTTCTGAGCGACGACGCCTGGGCGCTTCAGAGCGGCGAGGCGGTGACCCTGGTGGTCGCCGAGCGCACCGACCTGGGCATGAAGGTGGTGGTCAACCACCGCTACTGGGGGCTGATCTACGCCGACGACATCAGCCAGCCCCTGCGCCGGGGGCAGACGCTGCCCGGCTTCGTCAAGCAGCGCCGGGACGACGGCCGGGTGGATATTTCCCTGCTGCCGCCGGGCAGCGCGCGGCTGGACGTGGTCGGCGACAGGGTGCTAAAGGCGCTGCGCGAAAGCGGCGGCTACCTGCCGCTGGGCGATAAAAGCGCCGCTGCGGACATCAAGGCGCGGCTGGGCGTGAGCAAAAGCGCCTACAAGCAGGCCATTGGCCGGCTGTACAAGCGCCAGCTGATCACCCTTGAACCCCACGCCGTACGCCTGGTCCCCGGCGCGCTGGACTGA
- a CDS encoding 16S rRNA (uracil(1498)-N(3))-methyltransferase — MPRLYVPARLESGAELTLPEGSARHLTRVLRLGPGAPLVLFDGEGAEAGARLVEAARKQTRVRVEAVWPGRFESPLAVHLGQAISKGDRMDYAIQKAVELGVAAITPLYTPRGDVRLKGEREAKKLAHWQAVAASACEQCGRATLPPVHPPQRLGDWLEARDEPLRLMLHPATGSALAAAEAPATAALLIGPEGGLSAEDVAAAEAARFAPLTLGPRILRTETAPVAALALLQYCFGDL, encoded by the coding sequence ATGCCGCGCCTTTACGTGCCGGCAAGGCTTGAGTCGGGGGCAGAGCTGACGCTGCCCGAGGGCTCGGCGCGCCACCTGACCCGGGTGCTGCGCCTGGGCCCGGGCGCGCCGCTGGTGCTGTTCGACGGTGAGGGCGCGGAAGCCGGCGCGCGGCTGGTTGAGGCCGCGCGCAAGCAGACTCGGGTGCGCGTGGAGGCCGTGTGGCCGGGGCGCTTCGAGTCGCCGCTGGCCGTGCATCTGGGCCAGGCGATCTCCAAGGGCGACCGCATGGATTACGCTATCCAGAAAGCCGTCGAGCTTGGCGTCGCGGCGATTACCCCGCTTTACACCCCCCGGGGCGATGTCCGCCTGAAGGGCGAACGCGAGGCCAAAAAACTGGCCCACTGGCAGGCCGTGGCCGCCAGCGCCTGCGAGCAGTGCGGGCGGGCGACGCTGCCGCCGGTACACCCGCCCCAGCGGCTGGGCGACTGGCTTGAAGCGCGCGACGAGCCGCTGCGGCTGATGCTGCACCCGGCGACGGGCAGCGCGCTTGCGGCGGCTGAAGCCCCCGCGACGGCGGCGCTGCTGATCGGCCCCGAGGGCGGGCTTTCGGCCGAGGATGTCGCGGCGGCAGAGGCGGCGCGGTTTGCGCCGCTGACGCTGGGGCCGCGCATTCTGCGTACCGAAACCGCGCCCGTGGCGGCGCTTGCGCTGTTGCAGTACTGCTTCGGCGACCTTTGA
- the secB gene encoding protein-export chaperone SecB — protein MAEEDSNPQQAGAADENKQKLTFSLQRIYVKDISFEAPNSPEVFKQPFKPKVNLDLNTTSAQTAEDQYEVTIKVTAQVNDSETGTTSFLAEVEQAGLFRIAGIEGEQLDQTLGAFCPNLLFPYARECVDSLVNRGGFPPLMLAPVNFDAMYAQRKQREAQAQSAE, from the coding sequence ATGGCGGAAGAAGACAGCAACCCCCAGCAGGCCGGCGCGGCGGACGAGAACAAGCAGAAGCTGACGTTTTCGCTGCAGCGTATTTACGTCAAGGATATTTCCTTCGAAGCGCCCAACTCGCCCGAGGTGTTCAAGCAGCCGTTCAAGCCCAAGGTCAACCTGGATCTGAACACCACCAGCGCGCAGACGGCCGAGGACCAGTACGAGGTCACGATCAAGGTGACCGCCCAGGTCAACGACAGCGAAACCGGCACCACCTCCTTTTTGGCCGAAGTCGAGCAGGCCGGGCTTTTCCGCATTGCCGGCATTGAAGGCGAGCAGCTGGATCAGACCCTGGGCGCCTTTTGCCCCAACCTTTTGTTCCCCTATGCCCGGGAGTGCGTGGACAGCCTGGTCAACCGCGGTGGTTTCCCGCCGCTGATGCTTGCGCCGGTCAACTTTGACGCCATGTACGCCCAGCGCAAGCAGCGCGAGGCCCAGGCACAAAGCGCCGAGTAA
- a CDS encoding rhodanese-like domain-containing protein, which yields MIERLLEFSQNHLLLVGAFLLVLLAWIFYETRRAAGNGVTSSEATQLINREDAVVLDIREDKEFKAGHIAGARHIPQSKLDDRMNELDKAKSKPVIIVCKHGQSSGVAQAKLAKAGFERALKLKGGMGQWQADGLPVVKK from the coding sequence ATAATCGAACGGCTACTGGAGTTCTCCCAAAACCACCTGCTGCTGGTGGGGGCCTTTTTGCTGGTGTTGCTGGCCTGGATTTTTTACGAAACGCGTCGCGCTGCCGGCAACGGCGTGACCTCCAGCGAGGCCACGCAGCTGATCAACCGCGAAGATGCCGTGGTGCTGGACATTCGCGAGGACAAGGAGTTCAAGGCCGGCCACATCGCCGGGGCCCGGCATATCCCTCAGAGCAAGCTGGATGACCGCATGAACGAGCTGGACAAGGCCAAGAGCAAGCCGGTAATCATTGTCTGCAAGCACGGCCAGAGCTCGGGCGTTGCCCAGGCCAAACTTGCCAAGGCCGGTTTCGAGCGGGCGTTGAAGCTCAAGGGCGGCATGGGACAGTGGCAGGCCGACGGCCTTCCGGTGGTGAAAAAATAA